The genomic interval GACATCCCGCCAGCATGCACAGCAGGTAAATCATGATGAAAATGCCGTTGGCGTAGACGATGAGCGCGTCCAGATTAATCTTCAGTGCGTAAATACACAGCGTGCTCAACACGCAGCAGCCCAGTACGGCATTCAGGGCATTCAGCGGAAGCTGGCGTTTAGACAGGCGCGCGAGGCGATTCTCGGGTTTGTCGAGCGCCTGCGACCACACCAGCCGGGCAAAGCTCTGGATATAAATATTCAGGCTGGCAAAACAGGCCAGATAGCCGATGACACAGGCGATCCACAGCGCCTTCACGCCGAACAGTTCCACCACGATACCCGGCAGCGATGCCGCGGCGGCGAGATCCGCTCCGAACGCGTGGAAGTGTAAGACCAGCACGGTACACGCCCAATAGACCGTACCTGCCAGCAGCAGGCCTATCATCAGCGCGCGGGGGAAATCGCGTTCCGGCTGCTTAAATTCAGAGGCCAGATGGGCAAAGGCTTCCAGACCAACAAAACACCAGAACATGACGGAGAGCGCGGCGAAAAGCTGTGAATGGTCGACGCCTGTCACCGCCGGGAAGGGAATCTCCTGGATTGTGATATCGCCCGCCCACCAGATTGCGACAACGAGCGCGACAATCAGCACCGCAACCAGCGTCTGCAGATTGGCGCTCGAGCTGGCGCCGCGAGAGCCGACCCACCAGACGATAGCCAGCGTACCCAGTTCGGCCAGCAATAACTGCTCGTTATGCCAGCCAAACAGCGCCTGACCAAATCCGGTCGCTATATGCAACGCCGCAGGAAGGCCAACCGGAATGACGGAGAGAAATAGCCAGCCGGTGACACGCTGTAGTCGGGGGCCAAAGGCCAGGCCGACAAAGTGCGCTACGCCGCCCGCACTGGGGAAATGCCGCCCCAGGATGGCAAACACAATGGCTATCGGGAAAACCAACACAATCAGCACCGGCCATGCCCACAGGCTGTTATTTCCAGCCACCAGCGCCGCCAGTGCGGGTACGGCAAACACGCCCGTCCCTAACAAGGAGGTTGAGAGCAGTCCAACGCCCTGCGCCAACCCCAACTCCTGCTTGAGCCCACTCATTGACATCGCCCTGCCAGTACTAAAAGAGAGGCGATGGTAACACTTTCGCAAATTTTTTTTTCGACTCCCCCTTGAAGGGGTAAAAAGCTATCCCCATCTCTCAGGGCACTAGTCGGAAAACCGCATGCGGGCCGGCGTCATCCATAACTGATAATGACTTTCTCAAAGGAGAGCTATCAATGAGTATTCGTCCGTTACATGATCGTGTGATCGTCAAACGTAAAGAAGTTGAAACCAAGTCTGCTGGCGGCATCGTTCTGACCGGTTCTGCAGCAGCCAAATCAACGCGTGGCGAAATCATCGCTGTCGGTAAGGGCCGCATCCTGGAAAACGGAACTGTGCAGCCACTGGACGTTAAAGTTGGTGACATCGTAATTTTCAACGATGGCTACGGCGTGAAATCCGAGAAGATCGACAATGAAGAAGTGTTGATCATGTCCGAGAGCGACATTCTGGCAATTGTTGAAGCGTAATTTACGCACGAGAATTTGAGGAAATAAGAACATGGCAGCTAAAGACGTAAAATTCGGTAACGACGCTCGTGTAAAAATGCTCCGCGGCGTAAACGTACTGGCAGATGCAGTTAAAGTAACCCTGGGCCCGAAAGGCCGTAACGTAGTGCTGGATAAATCCTTCGGCGCGCCAACCATCACCAAAGATGGTGTTTCTGTAGCACGTGAAATTGAGCTGGAAGACAAGTTCGAAAACATGGGCGCGCAGATGGTGAAAGAAGTTGCCTCTAAAGCGAACGACGCTGCAGGCGACGGTACCACTACCGCGACCGTTCTGGCGCAGGCTATCATCACCGAAGGTCTGAAAGCCGTTGCTGCGGGCATGAACCCAATGGATCTGAAACGTGGTATCGACAAAGCTGTCGCTTCCGCTGTTGAAGAACTGAAAGCGCTGTCCGTACCGTGCTCTGACTCTAAAGCCATTGCTCAGGTTGGTACTATCTCCGCTAACTCCGACGAAACCGTAGGTAAACTGATCGCTGAAGCGATGGACAAAGTCGGTAAAGAAGGCGTGATCACCGTTGAAGACGGTACCGGTCTGGAAGACGAACTGGACGTGGTTGAAGGTATGCAGTTCGACCGCGGTTACCTGTCCCCATACTTCATCAACAAGCCAGAAACGGGTGCTGTTGAGCTGGAAAGCCCGTTCATCCTGCTGGCTGACAAGAAAATCTCCAACATCCGCGAAATGCTGCCAGTGCTGGAAGCCGTTGCGAAAGCAGGCAAGCCGCTGGTTATCATCGCTGAAGACGTTGAAGGCGAAGCGCTGGCGACCCTGGTGGTTAACACCATGCGCGGCATCGTGAAAGTGGCTGCGGTTAAAGCACCTGGCTTCGGCGATCGCCGTAAAGCGATGCTGCAGGATATCGCTACCCTGACCGGCGGTACCGTAATCTCTGAAGAGATCGGTATGGAGCTGGAAAAAGCGACCCTGGAAGACCTGGGCCAGGCGAAACGCGTTGTGATCAACAAAGACACCACCACCATCATCGATGGCGTGGGTGAAGAAGCCGCTATTCAGGGCCGCGTGGGTCAGATCCGTAAGCAGATCGAAGAAGCGACTTCCGATTACGACCGTGAAAAACTGCAGGAGCGCGTAGCGAAACTGGCTGGCGGCGTTGCGGTAATCAAAGTCGGTGCGGCTACCGAAGTTGAAATGAAAGAGAAAAAAGCACGCGTTGACGATGCCCTGCACGCGACCCGTGCTGCGGTAGAAGAAGGCGTGGTTGCTGGTGGTGGTGTTGCGCTGGTGCGTGTTGCCGCTAAGCTGGCGGGCCTGACCGCACAGAACGAAGATCAGAACGTGGGTATTAAAGTTGCGCTGCGCGCGATGGAAGCCCCTCTGCGTCAGATCGTGTCCAACGCCGGTGAAGAGCCATCTGTAGTTGCGAACAACGTGAAAGCGGGCGAAGGTAACTACGGTTACAACGCAGCAACTGAAGAATACGGCAACATGATCGACTTCGGTATCCTGGACCCAACGAAAGTTACCCGTTCTGCTCTGCAGTACGCGGCATCTGTCGCTGGCCTGATGATCACTACCGAGTGCATGGTCACCGATATGCCTAAAGGCGATGCTCCAGACTTAGGTGCTGCTGGCATGGGCGGCATGGGCGGTATGGGCGGCATGATGTAATCGTGCGCTCTGCGTCGTAGAATGTGAAAAACCCCCGGGCAGAAATGTTCGGGGGTTTTTCTTTTGGTCATCTTTTAGGTATAAGATTTACACACGGACAACTACTGTCCAGCTTATTGAAAACGAGGAATAACATGCGCGTAAAAGTCTGTGCAGGGATTGTAGGGGCAGCATTGCTGCTGGCGGGTTGTAGCTCCAGCAATGAGCTGTCGGCAGCGGGCCAGGGCGTTCGCTTTGTGGAAGATAAGCCTGGCAGTGAATGCCAGCTGTTAGGCACGGCAACCGGTGAGCAAAGTAACTGGATGTCAGGTCAGCATGGCGAAGAAGGTGGTTCTATGCGCGGTGCGGCGAATGCCCTGCGTAACCAGGCTGCGGCAATGGGCGGTAACGTGATTTACGGCGTGAGCAGCCCAACGCAGAGTATGCTGTCCAGCTTCGTGCCGACCGCCAGCCAGATGAACGGCCAGGTCTACAAGTGCCCGAACTGATTGCCTTTTTCCCTCTCCCTATGGGAGAGGGTTAGGGTGAGGGGAAACTAGCACTGCCGCAGCTGCAGATCCAGCGGCGTCTTGCTCGGCTCTCCGCCAATCTCGCGTGCCAGCTTCGGCACCATATAGCCTGAAACCAGCGTTAAGAGTTCGCGCATAATCTGCCGGGCTTCTTCATCCGTCACCATGAAATGGGCCGCGCCCTGAACGCGATCCAGCACGTGCAGGTAATAGGGCATCACGCCCGCATCAAACAACGCATTGCTCAAATCTGCCAGCACGCGGGCGCTGTCATTCACGCCGCGCAGCAGCACGCTCTGGTTCAGCAGCGTCACGCCCGCTTTACGCAGACGCGCCATCGCCGCGCGAAACGCATCGTCAATTTCGTTCGCGTGGTTGATATGGTTCACCAGCAGCACCTGCAGGCGAGACTGCTCCAGGCGTGACACCAGGCCGTCAGTAATACGTGCCGGAATGACTATCGGTAAACGGCTGTGAATGCGCAGGCGTTTAATGTGCGGAATGGCTTCCAGCTGCGTCAGCAGCCAGTCCAGCTCATGATCTTTCGCCATCAGCGGGTCGCCGCCGGAAAAAATAATCTCATCCAGCTCCGGATGGGCGGCGATATAGTCCAGCGCGACCTGCCAGTTGCGTTTATTGCCCTGATTTTCGGCGTAAGGGAAGTGCCGACGGAAGCAATAACGACAATTTACCGCACAGCCGCCTTTTACCAGCAGCAGGGCGCGGTTGAGATACTTATGCAGTAACCCCGGCACCACGCTGTTCTGCTCTTCCAGCGGATCGGTGCTGTATCCCGGTGCGGTGACAAACTCATCCTGCGAAGTAAGCGTTTGTTTTAATAGCGGATCGTCTGGGTTGCCTTTCTCCATCCGCGCCACAAACGCACGTGGAACGCGCAGGGCGAAAAGGCGCTTTGCCTCGCGGCCTGCAAGCAACTCTGGGTGCTGATCGAGGTCTAAAAGATGCAGCAATTCATCAGGACTGGTGATTACATCGGCAAGTTGCGATAACCAATCTTCTCTGGACGGGGTGTTTAGGGTTACAATATGCGCCATTTTGTGGCTTAGCTACCAGTTAACAAATTTAGAGGGCCTTATGGCAACGTACTATAGCAACGATTTTCGTGCTGGTCTTAAAATCATGATGGACGGCGAACCGTACGCGGTTGAAGCCAGCGAATTCGTTAAACCAGGTAAAGGCCAGGCATTCGCACGCGTTAAGCTGCGCCGTCTGCTGACCGGTACCCGTGTTGAGAAAACCTTCAAGTCTACTGACTCCGCTGAAGGCGCTGATGTTGTTGATATGAACCTGACCTATCTGTACAACGACGGTGAGTTCTATCATTTCATGAACAACTCCACTTTCGAACAGCTGTCTGCTGATGAGAAAGCGGTAGGTGACAGCGCTAAATGGCTGCTGGATCAGGCTGAGTGCATCGTGACCCTGTGGAACGGCCAGCCTATCGCTGTGACCCCACCAAACTTCGTAGAGCTGGAAATCGTTGAAACCGATCCAGGTCTGAAAGGTGATACCGCAGGTACCGGCGGTAAACCAGCCAAACTGTCTACCGGCGCAGTGGTTAAAGTGCCACTGTTCGTACAGACTGGTGAAGTCATCAAAGTGGATACTCGCTCCGGCGAATACGTATCCCGCGTGAAGTAATTTACGTCATGATTTAAGGCGCAGCGCCCGCTGCGCCTGATTTTTGCAGGCAGGGATGATGAAACGTACCGTTAAAATTCTGCTTCTGTTAGCGCTTTCCAGTGCATTGCTTTCCGGCTGTAACACCACCCGTGGAATGGGACAAGATATCCAGGATCTCGGGCATATCATTTCTCACGCGGCCAGCTAAGTTCGTCTAATTTTCCTAAAAATGCTTCCTTTTCCGTCAACCGGCGGGATTTTGTCTATTCTTAAGTTGCTATACACAAAACAACTTTGGCTATAAAAGGAAGATATTATGGTTAAGAAGACAATTGCAGCGATCTTTTCAGTCCTGGTACTTTCTTCAGTGTTAACGGCCTGTAATACCACGCGTGGCGTCGGTCAGGATATTTCTGAAGGTGGTAGCGCAATCTCTGGTGCGGCAACAAAAGCTCAGCAGTAATTAATATACGGTACGAGACCAGCCGGGTTTCGTACCGTCAGCTTTCTGATTCCTGCAGGGATAAGAATGGAGAAAAACGCGTATCCATATGCAATTTCATGCGGATATTGCGTTTATAGGTATAGACCGTTTTTCCGTTGATACTCAGTTGAGCGGCAATCTTTTGATTGCTCGCGCCGTCCATCCACAATGTCAGCACTTTCTCTTCCTGTCGGGTCAGCAATGGGGCGGCCGCCGTTGGCCTTTCAGCGCATGAGCGCGAGATTAATGCGTCGTTGATAACCGTTGCTACTTCTTCGAGACTAGCGTGTTTCAACAACGATGAATAGACCGGGAACTGTCCGAGCCAGTCTGTCATGCCATGGTCCTCTCCCGATTGCAGCAAAATAAACGGTAAGCGTTCACTGGCGTTAAGCAAGGACGAGAGCTGCTGAAAATGATGAATATCCTGCCTGAAGCCGTACAGGTCAGCGATAACCAGCGTGGGTTTCCATTGCAGAATGTGCTCTCTGGCAAGGAACAGATTATTCAGCCCGGTCACAACGTAGTGTCCCGGGAACAAACCGGAATGATTGAGCCATGCTTCAAACCCCGTGCGGGTGAAGTGACAACGGTCAATCAAGAGAATTTTGAACATATTTTATTCGCAGTCGGCTAGTGGTTTGCTTCCTGCCATCAGAAAGCACATCATCATAGAGAAGTCGGATGAGTGCTAAATGCCGGAACTACGCGCCATACTACGGCTATTTCTTGCCTTAACGTGTTCAGCAAAAAATGATTGAAAAAAAATAGCACGCTAACCACAATATGGGGCGTAATCTCTGCCTTACGGGACGACCCGTAAGCGTTTCTTTCACCGGGGACGGCCCCAGCTTGAATTAAGTTAAGGAGCCTGAAATGTCCTGGATCATTCTTTTTATTGCTGGCCTGCTCGAAGTGGTATGGGCAATTGGTCTCAAGTACACCCACGGATTTACCCGCCTGACGCCCAGCGTCATTACCGTCACCGCGATGATCGTGAGTATTATCCTGTTATCCTGGGCGATGCGCTCGCTGCCTGTGGGAACGGCTTATGCCGTCTGGACGGGCATTGGTGCAGTAGGGGCCGCCATCACCGGCATTCTGCTGCTGGGAGAGTCAGCGAGTCTGGCGCGTATCGCCAGCCTCGCGTTGATTGTGGCCGGGATCATTGGGCTGAAGCTCAGCACCCATTAATGGGGTTGTTTTACCCAGATGAGTTTTGACACATCAAACCCTTGCCGGGTCGCGACGTCCAGCATCTGTTGTTTCATTTCTGACGAAATAGTTGGCGTGCGGGAAAGTATCCACAGATAGTCGCGATCCGGCCCGCAGACCAGCGCGTGACGGTACTCTCTGTCGAGCGCAATCACGTTATAGCCGCCATAAAACGGGCCAAAGAACGAGACTTTGAGCGCGGCCCGTCGCGGGTCGCCCGTGAAGTACGCTTTCCCAACCGACTGTTGCCACATCTCCCGGTCGGGATTATAGCCCCGGTTGATCACCTGAATCCCGCCATCATCCATCGGGCTGTAATTTGCAGTGACCTTCTCTAAGCCCTGCTCAAACCGATGGTCGAGGCGCGCGATTTCATACCATGTTCCAAGGAAGCGTTGTGCATCAAAAGGCGTGACGACGGTAACGCCAGGCGGTGGGGTAGGGGAACTGCAGGCAACCACTAAAAACGCGGCTGTCACCGCGGCGATAACAGGCAGAATGCGCATAGGAGTTTCCTTACTGTTTTTTTGTTAAGTGTAGATGACGGCAAGGAAAATGTGGTTTTTGTGCGGTGTGTTTCACCGGGTAGCGCAGCGCCACCCGGCAATGTTTTACTGCAGCGCGTCGAGGATACGGTATGCCGCCTCAACGCGAGCAGGGTTCGGATAGCTTTTATTCGCCAGCATCACAATGCCGAGCTGCTTTTCAGGAATAAAGGCCACGTAGCTGCCAAACCCGCCGGTAGAGCCTGTTTTATGGACCCAGGACGCGTTGACCGGAGGCGCCGGTGGATTCACTTCTCTCGCAGGCAACGGTGCCAGCGCCACCTTATTATCGCTACCATCAACCACGGTTTTGGCATCGACCGGCCAGTTAAGCATTTCCCAGCCTAACCCCTGATACATGGCACCCACATGCCAGTAGCGAGACTGCGCCAGGGCAATGCCTTTCCTGAGTGAAGTGTCCTGAAGCGAGTCCGGCTTCATGTTGACCATCACCCAGCTTGCCATATCCTTCACGTTGGTTTTTACGCCATAGGCTTCCGCGTCGAGCATACCTGGCGAAACGTGTACCGCTTTACCGTCACGGTATCCCCAGGCGTAATGCGCCTCTTCCGCTTTCGGAACGTTAATCCAGGTATGGTCCAGCTTGAGCGGCTTAAAGACCCGCGTTGTTATGGCCTGCTCATAGCTCATGCCGGAAGGTTTGACCGCCAGTGTGCCAAAAAGACCGATGCTGGCGTTGGCGTAAAGACGCGTGGTGCCCGGCTTCCACTGCGGCTGCCAGTTTTGATAAAAGCGCAGCAGAGAGGCGTTATCCGTGACCCCATCCGGTACCTGTAACGGCAGACCTCCTGCGGTGTAGGTTGCCAGATCCAGCATGCGGATCCCCTGCCACTGCTTGCCTGTCAGCTCAGGCCAGTATTTGGTCACCGGATCGCCCAGCGATATTTCACCGCGAGCAATGGCATCGCCACCCAGTACGCCGGTGAAGGTTTTACTTATAGAACCCAGCTCGAATAAGGTTTGTGGAGTAACAGGTTTGTTCGCCGCAACATCGGCTTTACCGAAGGTAAAGTAGTGCGGTTGACCCTGATAAATCACCGCCAGCGCCATACCCGGAATAGCCTGCGCTTTCATCAGCGGCGTAACGGTACCTTCCACCACCTCAGACAGCTGTTTTTCTGACATCGGGGCAGCTAATACTGAGCAGGAGGTGCTGAGCAGCAGGGCGCAGCAAAGAGATTTAGTCATCATCAGTTATCTTCCGTAATAGCAGTTCAAGGGAGTGTCCGGGCCCGTAAGACCGTTGTAGTCTGTTGGATTTGACTATGGCTGACAAACGGTTAAATTTAGCATTAGCTGTTAATTTTTCTAACGGAAGAGACCATGACGCGCAGCTATCTCCCTCTTAATTCCCTGCGGGCGTTTGAAGCAGCCGCCAGGCATCTCAGCTTTACTCATGCCGCTATCGAGCTGAATGTCACCCATTCCGCGATTAGCCAGCACGTAAAGGCGCTGGAGCAGCACCTTAATTGCCAGCTGTTTGTCCGCGTTTCGCGGGGATTGATGTTGACCACCGAAGGCGAGAATTTGCTGCCGGTGCTGAATGACTCGTTCGATCGTATCGCCGGAATGCTGGATCGCTTTGCCAGCCAGCGCGTTCAGGAGAAGCTAAAAATAGGCGTGGTAGGGACTTTTGCCACGGGTGTTTTATTCTCGCTGCTCGCGGACTTTCACCGCTGCTATCCGCATATTGACCTTCAGCTTTCCACCCATAACAATCGCGTCGATCCGGCGGCTGAAGGGCTTGATTACGCCATTCGCTACGGTGGCGGCGCGTGGCATGGAACCGATGCTGAGTACCTTTGCGCTGCGCCGCTGTCTCCGCTCTGTACACCCGACATTGCCTCTTGCCTAAAAAGCCCGGCAGATATCCTGAAGTTTACCCTGCTGCGCTCCTATCGACGCGACGAGTGGGCTGCGTGGATGCAGGCGGCGGGTGAACATCCTCCGTCGCCAACGCACCGGGTGATGGTGTTTGATTCGTCCGTGACCATGCTGGAAGCAGCGCAGGCAGGCACAGGGATTGCCATTGCGCCTGTCGACATGTTTACCCATTTACTCAGCAGCGAGCGCATCGTGCAGCCGTTTGCAACGCAGATTGACCTCGGCAGCTACTGGCTGACAAGACTACAGTCACGGACAGAAACGCCCGCAATGCGCGAGTTTGCCCAGTGGCTGATGGGGAAGATGCAGAAATAAAAGGCCCGCCGGATGGCGGGCCAGTTGCGTCAGATGGTGACGACGGCAATCAGCGTCACGACGGTCAGGATGGTCGCCAGACCGTAGAACACCCATTTACCGCTCGGGACATGGATTTTCAGGTCATGCATCGCATGGTGAATACGGTGCAGACCACACCACAGCGGCAGGACAATCATCAGGAAGATGAACACGCGGCCAATAAAGCTGCCCGCGAACGCCAGTACGCGCTCGTAGCTCAGCGCATCGCCCGGGAACAGCCCCAGCGGCAGCATAATGCCGACCAGCAGGATGATAACTGGGGCGATGATGGCACTCCACATGCCGCCTGCGCCAAACAGGCCCCAGAAGACCGGCTCGTCAGAACGTTTTGGATTTGGATTGATCACAGGTGTCTCCTTACCAGAACAGTGCGACAAACAGAATGACCACAGTGACCAGAATCGTCACTGCCCAGAGTCCTTTAATCACCGGCTCTGGCCCCATTTTCTCGCCTTTTACGATGATGTTCGCCGCTTTTGGCGCCAGTTCAAACCAGGTTTTGGTATGAAGCAGCGCGGCCGCGAGTACGATCAGGTTCAGAATGACAATGATCGGGTTTTGCAGGAAACCGACAAAGCTGGCCCAGGCTTCCGGACCATGCTTTAGGGCAAAAACGCCGTACATCAGCTCAAGGCTGAACCAGACCGCCGGTACCGCCGTGCCTTCACGCAGCATGTAGAAGCGATAAAACGGCAGGTTTTTCCACCAGGTGGACGGCACAGGCCGCACATAGGCTTTGCGTTTAGTCGTCATCATGCACTCCTTAGCGTGGTTTCAGGGTAGCGATAAGAAAGTCTTTCGAACTTTCCACTTTACCCTGCTGAATTGCGGCGGCCGGGTCGACGTGCTTCGGACAAACTTCGGAGCAATAACCCACAAAAGTACAGCTCCAGACGCCGTTCTGGCTGTTAAGCTGCGCCATACGTTCTTTTTTGCCGTGATCGCGGCTGTCCTCGTTATAGCGGTGCGCCAGGGTAATGGCGGCCGGGCCGATGAACTCCTTGTTCAGGCCAAACTGTGGACAGGCGGCGTAGCAAAGACCGCAGTTGATGCAGCCGGAGAACTGATGGTATTTCGCCATCTGCGCCGGCGTCTGGGTGTTTGGCCCCTGATCCGGCGTGCGCGGATTACCAATGATGTACGGCTTAATGGCTTCCAGGCTTTCGATAAAGTGGGTCATATCGACCACCAGATCGCGTTCAATCGGGAAGTTGCCCAGCGCTTCGACCTTAATGCCTTTGGTGTATTCGCGCAGGAAGGTCTTGCAGGCCAGCTTCGGCACCTTGTTGACCATCATGCCGCAGGAGCCGCAGATTGCCATGCGGCAGGACCAGCGGTAGCTCAGGTCTGGCGCCAGGTTGTCTTTAATATAGCCGAGCGCATCCAGCAGGGAGGTTTGCTCGTCATAAGGGACTTCATAGAAAGCGCTGTGCGGTGCGGCGTCCACTTCCGGATTGTAGCGCACCACTTCAACCTTCATTTTTTGCATCTCAGCCATTCGCCTTCTCCTTCTTCTCGGCGGCTTCTGCTTCTGCACCGTACACGCGTTTAGCCGGCGGCAGCGTGGTGATTTTCACGTCGCTGTAGTCCAGACGTGTGGTGCCATCAGCATCGCGCCAGGCGAGAGTGTGTTTCAGGAAATTGACGTCGTCACGTTCGGTACAGCCTTCGTCCAGACGTTGGTGGGCCCCACGCGACTCTTTACGCGCCAGCGCAGAGTGCGCCATACATTCCGCCACGTTCAGGCCGTGGCCTAGCTCGATGGTGTAGAGCAGGTCGGTGTTGAACACGCTGGAGGTATCGGTGATGCGCACGCGCTTGAAGCGCTCCTGCAGTTCCGCCAGCTTGTCGACGGTTTTTTGCATCAGCTCTGGCGTACGGTAGATACCGCAGCCTTCTTCCATCGACAGGCCCATCTCGTCGCGGATCTTCGACCAGTTCTCGTTACCCTCCTGGTTCACCAGATCTTTCAGGCGTTTTTCAACGTCTGCGACCTGCGCATCCAGCGCGGCACCGTTGGCTTCGCCTGCTGTAGCTGCCCGCTCCATCGCGCGCTCACCCGCCATGCGGCCAAAGACGACCAGCTCCGCCAGCGAGTTAGAGCCGAGACGGTTGGCGCCGTGCAGCCCCACAGAGGAACACTCGCCGACGGCGAACAGGCCTTTAATTCGGGTTTCACACTGCTGGTCGGTTTCAATCCCGCCCATGGTGTAGTGCGCGGTTGGACGCACCGGAATCGGCTCTTTCACCGGGTCGACGCCCACGTAGGCTTTCGCCAGCTCGCAGATGAATGGCAGCCGTTCCAGTAGTTTTTTCTCGCCCAGATGACGCAGGTCGAGATAGACCACATCGCCGCGCGGCGTGGAGATGGTGTTGCCTTTGCGCCACTCGTGCCAGAAGGCCTGAGAGACTTTGTCGCGCGGGCCGAGTTCCATGTATTTGTTCTTCGGCTCGCCGAGCGGGGTTTCCGGGCCCATGCCGTAATCCTGCAGATAACGGTAGCCGTTTTTATTGACCAGAATACCGCCTTCACCGCGACAGCCTTCCGTCATGAGAATGCCGGAGCCTGGCAGGCCGGTTGGGTGATACTGGACGAACTCCATATCGCGCAGCGGTACGCCGTGGCTGAGCGCCATGCCCATGCCGTCACCGGTGACGATGCCGCCGTTGGTGTTATAACGATAAACGCGACCCGCACCGCCCGTCGCCATCACTACCGCGTTGGCGCGGATCTGGACAAGCGTGCCTTCCATCATGTTCATCGCCACCAGGCCGCGCGCCTGTCCGTCATCAACAAGAATGTCGAGGACGAAATGTTCATCGAAGCGCTGAATTTGTGGGAACTGAAGGGAGGTCTGGAACAGGGTGTGCAGCATGTGAAAGCCGGTTTTATCGGCGGCGAACCAGGTGCGTTCAATCTTCATTCCGCCAAAGCGGCGAACGTTGACGCTGCCGTCCGGACGGCGGCTCCACGGACATCCCCACTGTTCAAGCTGGGTCATTTCCGTTGGACAATGATGCACAAAGTAGTCAACGACATCCTGTTCGCAAAGCCAGTCGCCCCCTGCAACCGTGTCGTGGAAATGGTATTCAAAGCTGTCATGATCCTGCGCAACGGCGGCGGACCCTCCTTCTGCTGCCACTGTGTGACTACGCATTGGATAGACTTTTGAAATCAATGCGATTTTAGCGTTGGGATTAGCTTGTGCTGCAGCAATCGCAGCACGTAATCCAGCCCCGCCAGCGCCTATTACGGCAAGATCGGCTTGAAAAGTTTGCACGACATTCCTCCAGATTTTTGTTATTTCGCAACGCGACAAACTAAAGGTAGTTCACCCGTCCAAAAGGACGATTGCGAAAGCGTTTCCACTGCTCCTTTATGGGTAAAACAGTATAACCGTGAAGATTTCAGGGAAATTTGACGTGTTCGATTTTTTTGCTGTTCTGTCAGGCGATTTATCATGAAGATTGATGAAATACGTCACGAAAAAGTTCACCTAAATGAAATGCGCTTTTTTACTGCGCAAAATTTGTCTCTGCCCCTGCTAACGAGTAGACTTCGTGCCCTTGTCTGAAATCGGAGAACAACTCATGAGCGAAACGGCCACCTGGCAGCCGAGCGCGTCCATCCCTAATCTGTTAAAACGCGCTGCAATTATGGCGGAGATCCGCCGTTTCTTTGCCGACCGCGGAGTCCTGGAGGTGGAAACGCCGTGCATGAGTCAGGCAACGGTAACGGATATTCATCTGGTCCCGTTTGAAACCCGTTTTGTTGGCCCCGGCCACTCTCAGGGCATGAATTTGTATCTGATGACCAGCCCGGAATACCACATGAAACGCCTGCTGGCGGCGGGATGTGGCCCGGTGTATCAGCTGTGCCGCAGCTTCCGTAATGA from Enterobacter sp. JBIWA008 carries:
- a CDS encoding succinate dehydrogenase/fumarate reductase iron-sulfur subunit gives rise to the protein MAEMQKMKVEVVRYNPEVDAAPHSAFYEVPYDEQTSLLDALGYIKDNLAPDLSYRWSCRMAICGSCGMMVNKVPKLACKTFLREYTKGIKVEALGNFPIERDLVVDMTHFIESLEAIKPYIIGNPRTPDQGPNTQTPAQMAKYHQFSGCINCGLCYAACPQFGLNKEFIGPAAITLAHRYNEDSRDHGKKERMAQLNSQNGVWSCTFVGYCSEVCPKHVDPAAAIQQGKVESSKDFLIATLKPR
- the frdA gene encoding fumarate reductase (quinol) flavoprotein subunit; translated protein: MQTFQADLAVIGAGGAGLRAAIAAAQANPNAKIALISKVYPMRSHTVAAEGGSAAVAQDHDSFEYHFHDTVAGGDWLCEQDVVDYFVHHCPTEMTQLEQWGCPWSRRPDGSVNVRRFGGMKIERTWFAADKTGFHMLHTLFQTSLQFPQIQRFDEHFVLDILVDDGQARGLVAMNMMEGTLVQIRANAVVMATGGAGRVYRYNTNGGIVTGDGMGMALSHGVPLRDMEFVQYHPTGLPGSGILMTEGCRGEGGILVNKNGYRYLQDYGMGPETPLGEPKNKYMELGPRDKVSQAFWHEWRKGNTISTPRGDVVYLDLRHLGEKKLLERLPFICELAKAYVGVDPVKEPIPVRPTAHYTMGGIETDQQCETRIKGLFAVGECSSVGLHGANRLGSNSLAELVVFGRMAGERAMERAATAGEANGAALDAQVADVEKRLKDLVNQEGNENWSKIRDEMGLSMEEGCGIYRTPELMQKTVDKLAELQERFKRVRITDTSSVFNTDLLYTIELGHGLNVAECMAHSALARKESRGAHQRLDEGCTERDDVNFLKHTLAWRDADGTTRLDYSDVKITTLPPAKRVYGAEAEAAEKKEKANG